A window of the Cucurbita pepo subsp. pepo cultivar mu-cu-16 chromosome LG01, ASM280686v2, whole genome shotgun sequence genome harbors these coding sequences:
- the LOC111799203 gene encoding basic form of pathogenesis-related protein 1-like: protein MWTQTPPIMAAFIATFMFLLSLTNAQNASSDYLALHNRARAQVGVGPMQWSNTMAAYAQAYAEKRKRDCAMIHSTGPYGENIATGYYPEFTGADAVKLWANKKPLYDHASNKCVRGECGHYTQMVWWSSMRLGCARVSCKANSQFVVCNYDPPRNYIGEKPYGSFV, encoded by the coding sequence ATGTGGACTCAAACCCCTCCGATCATGGCTGCTTTCATTGCCACTTTCATGTTCCTCCTCTCCCTAACCAACGCTCAAAATGCCTCCAGTGATTACCTTGCGCTTCACAACCGCGCTCGAGCCCAGGTCGGCGTCGGCCCCATGCAATGGAGCAACACCATGGCCGCGTACGCTCAAGCCTATGCGGAAAAAAGAAAGCGTGACTGTGCCATGATTCACTCAACCGGGCCGTACGGGGAAAACATAGCTACGGGTTACTACCCTGAGTTCACCGGGGCGGATGCGGTGAAGCTGTGGGCGAACAAGAAGCCGTTGTATGATCATGCGTCGAATAAATGCGTGCGTGGTGAATGTGGGCACTACACTCAGATGGTGTGGTGGAGCTCGATGCGGCTTGGATGTGCTAGAGTGTCTTGTAAGGCTAATTCTCAGTTTGTTGTTTGCAATTATGATCCTCCTCGTAACTATATTGGGGAAAAGCCTTATGGTTCTTTTGTGTAA
- the LOC111799123 gene encoding basic form of pathogenesis-related protein 1-like, with product MWTQTFPIMATFMFLLALTNAQNAPGDYLALHNRARAQVGVGPMQWNNTVAAYAQAYAEKRKGDCAMIHSTGLYGENIAAGYYPEFTGADAVKLWANEKPLYDHASNKCVGGECGHYTQMVWRSSVRLGCARVPCKANSQFVVCNYDPPGNYIGEKPYDSSVV from the coding sequence ATGTGGACCCAAACCTTTCCGATCATGGCCACTTTCATGTTCCTCCTCGCCCTAACCAACGCTCAAAATGCCCCCGGTGATTACCTTGCGCTTCACAACCGCGCTCGAGCCCAAGTCGGCGTCGGCCCCATGCAATGGAACAATACCGTGGCCGCGTACGCTCAAGCCTATgcggaaaaaagaaagggtgaCTGCGCCATGATTCACTCAACCGGGCTGTACGGGGAAAACATAGCCGCTGGGTACTACCCTGAGTTCACCGGAGCGGATGCGGTGAAGCTGTGGGCGAACGAGAAGCCGCTGTATGATCATGCGTCGAATAAATGCGTGGGTGGTGAATGTGGGCACTACACTCAGATGGTGTGGCGAAGCTCGGTGCGGCTTGGATGTGCTAGAGTGCCCTGTAAGGCTAATTCTCAGTTTGTTGTTTGCAATTACGATCCTCCTGGCAACTATATTGGGGAAAAGCCTTATGATTCTTCGGTGGTTTGA
- the LOC111799037 gene encoding basic form of pathogenesis-related protein 1-like translates to MWTQTLPIMAAFMATFIFLLALTNAQNAPRDYLTLHNRARAQVGVGPMQWSNTVAAYAQAYAKKRKGDCTMIHSTGPYGENIAAGYYPEFTGADAVKLWANEKLLYDHALNKCVGGECGHYTQMVWRSSVRLGCARVPYKANSQFVVCNYDPPGNYIGEKPYDSWVV, encoded by the coding sequence ATGTGGACTCAAACCCTTCCAATCATGGCCGCTTTCATGGCcactttcattttcctcctcGCCCTAACCAACGCTCAAAACGCCCCCCGTGACTACCTCACGCTTCACAACCGAGCTCGAGCCCAAGTCGGCGTCGGCCCCATGCAATGGAGCAACACCGTGGCCGCGTACGCTCAAGCCTatgcaaagaaaagaaagggtgATTGCACCATGATTCACTCAACCGGGCCGTACGGGGAAAATATAGCTGCAGGCTACTACCCTGAGTTCACCGGGGCGGATGCGGTGAAGCTGTGGGCGAACGAGAAGCTGCTGTACGATCATGCGCTGAATAAATGCGTGGGTGGTGAATGTGGGCACTACACTCAGATGGTATGGCGTAGCTCGGTGCGGCTTGGATGTGCTAGAGTGCCCTATAAGGCTAATTCTCAGTTTGTTGTTTGCAATTATGATCCTCCTGGCAACTATATTGGGGAAAAGCCTTATGATTCTTGGGTGGTATGA
- the LOC111799283 gene encoding basic form of pathogenesis-related protein 1-like, translating into MWTQTLPIMAAFMATFIFLLALTNAQNTPRAYLALHNRARAQVGVGPMQWSNTVAAYAQAYAEKRKGDCAMIHSTGPYGENIAAGYYPEFTGADAVKLWANEKPLYDHASNKCVGGECGHYTQMVWRSSVRLGCARVPCKANSQFVVCNYDPPGNYIGEKPYDSWVV; encoded by the coding sequence ATGTGGACTCAAACCCTTCCGATCATGGCCGCTTTCATGGCcactttcattttcctcctcGCCCTAACCAACGCTCAAAACACCCCCCGTGCCTACCTCGCGCTTCACAACCGAGCTCGAGCCCAGGTCGGCGTCGGCCCCATGCAATGGAGCAACACCGTGGCCGCGTACGCTCAAGCCTATGCGGAGAAAAGAAAGGGTGACTGCGCCATGATTCACTCAACCGGACCGTACGGGGAAAACATAGCCGCAGGCTACTACCCTGAGTTCACCGGGGCGGATGCGGTGAAGCTGTGGGCGAACGAGAAGCCGTTGTACGATCATGCATCGAATAAATGCGTGGGTGGTGAATGTGGGCACTACACTCAGATGGTGTGGCGTAGCTCGGTGCGGCTTGGATGTGCTAGAGTGCCATGTAAGGCTAATTCTCAGTTTGTTGTTTGCAATTATGATCCTCCTGGAAACTATATTGGGGAAAAGCCTTATGATTCTTGGGTGGTATGA